One window from the genome of Cryptomeria japonica chromosome 6, Sugi_1.0, whole genome shotgun sequence encodes:
- the LOC131062573 gene encoding chromatin modification-related protein EAF7-like, whose amino-acid sequence MAQLPVFSAKTRERPSIESEEDGSNSAFSVDEETDSDSSSDSEESMDVSDYETDKKRKHIKTRPYSFKGKKPKGKIRISLSSKEEVSKDSEKENPQGSLKKKSKVHTQTRNKKKRKEENVKEMEVCKQERTLEAEQNPKKVTMGEALRVEDITTIRDTPKKEQETPSKVDPPHIPPPEEKDMLERKNLADANEQTVTDTGSKVSKIEECLKSIVEQSLSILKISTNNTNTLISKLDEEKEILDIEPDTEGLGRLDSDIYRETKEEEAEEQRYII is encoded by the exons ATGGCACAATTACCAGTTTTTTCtgcaaaaactagagaaagg CCCTCtatagagtctgaggaggatgggtctaaTTCTGCCTTTTCAGTGGATGAGGAGACTGACAGTGACTCGTCGAGCGATTCTGAGGAGAGTATGGATGTTTCAGATTATGAAACTGAtaagaagaggaaacacattaaaacaagACCTTATTCCTTCAAAGGaaaaaaacctaaaggcaaaatCCGGATTAGCCTTTCCTCAAAGGAGGAGGTCTCtaaagactcagagaaggagaatcctcaaggttCGCTGAAAAAGAAATCCAAAGTACACACCCAGACCAGAAATAAgaaaaagaggaaggaggagaatgtcaAGGAGATGGAGGTTTGTAAGCAGGAAAGGACCTTAGAAGCTGAACAGAACCCGAAGAAGGTCACCATGGgtgaggctcttagggttgaagacatAACTACTATTCGGGACACCCCTAAAAAGGAACAGGAAACCCCTAGTAAGGTTGATCctccccatatccctcctccagagg agaaagatatGTTGGAAAGGAAAAACCTTGCTGACGCTAATGAGCAAACTGTCACGGACACTGGTAGCAAAGtcagtaaaattgaggagtgcctgaagagtaTTGTTGAACAGAGCTTAAGTATCCTGAAGATCTCTACTAACAATACAAACACCCTCATCAGTAAACTGGACGAAGAGAAGGAGATACTGGATATTGAACCAGACactgaag GCCTTGGTCGCTTAGACTCCGACATCTACAgggaaacaaaagaagaagaagcagaagaaCAAAGGTACATAATCTAA